In the Leptospira limi genome, one interval contains:
- a CDS encoding nucleotidyltransferase family protein — MLVNPNNRIINVLILAAGLGTRLKPLTDEWPKCLMPISGKPLLEIWLEQILKLDVSKVLVNLHYLKDEVLSFLQRPKYKNWVQSVFEAELLGTAGTFKNNYTFFQGETTLLVHGDNLCVCDLESFVKFHFSERPKGCSITMMTFRTDSPKTCGIVELDQHGIVQKFHEKVENPPGNLANAAIYLIEPEVLNWINERNSVNDFSNQVLPEFLGKISTWENKGIMRDIGNPESLAKAQKEVTFPIDSDLDEWQIAFASNPIHKSISNLK; from the coding sequence ATCTTGGTGAATCCAAATAATCGAATAATTAACGTACTAATTCTTGCTGCTGGACTAGGCACAAGATTGAAACCACTTACTGATGAATGGCCAAAATGTCTGATGCCAATTTCAGGAAAACCTTTACTTGAGATTTGGCTCGAACAAATCCTGAAATTGGATGTTTCGAAAGTATTGGTAAACCTTCATTACTTAAAAGATGAAGTTTTATCTTTTTTACAAAGACCTAAATATAAAAACTGGGTTCAATCTGTATTTGAAGCTGAACTTTTAGGAACTGCTGGAACCTTCAAAAACAATTATACTTTTTTTCAAGGTGAAACGACACTTCTTGTTCACGGTGATAACCTTTGTGTTTGTGATTTAGAATCCTTTGTTAAATTTCATTTTTCCGAGAGGCCAAAAGGTTGTTCCATTACCATGATGACATTCCGTACCGATTCACCAAAAACATGTGGAATCGTTGAGTTGGATCAGCATGGAATTGTTCAAAAATTTCATGAAAAAGTAGAAAACCCGCCAGGGAATCTTGCGAATGCTGCTATTTATTTGATTGAACCAGAAGTATTAAATTGGATTAACGAACGAAATTCTGTAAATGATTTCAGTAACCAAGTTTTGCCTGAATTTTTAGGCAAAATTTCAACATGGGAGAACAAAGGAATCATGAGAGATATCGGAAATCCGGAATCGTTGGCGAAAGCGCAGAAAGAAGTTACCTTCCCAATAGATTCTGATCTTGATGAATGGCAAATTGCATTTGCATCTAATCCAATACATAAATCTATTTCAAATCTAAAATGA
- a CDS encoding MarR family EPS-associated transcriptional regulator, giving the protein MKEQYEYSDHHLKLLQLLDENPHLSQRDASDVLGLSLGKVNYILKAFLDKGLIKMNNFRNNKNKLAYTYLLTPQGIEEKARMTLHFYEKKKREYEALRAEVEKLGESLESLG; this is encoded by the coding sequence ATGAAAGAACAATACGAATACAGTGACCACCACCTCAAGTTACTCCAGTTACTTGATGAGAATCCGCATTTATCACAACGAGATGCATCGGATGTGTTGGGACTTAGTTTAGGAAAGGTGAATTATATTTTGAAAGCATTCCTCGACAAGGGGCTTATCAAAATGAATAATTTTCGTAATAATAAAAACAAACTTGCATACACATATTTACTCACACCACAAGGAATCGAAGAAAAAGCTAGAATGACTCTTCATTTTTATGAAAAGAAAAAAAGAGAATACGAAGCACTTCGAGCTGAGGTAGAGAAGTTGGGTGAAAGTTTAGAAAGTTTAGGCTAA
- a CDS encoding NAD(P)/FAD-dependent oxidoreductase translates to MIIVVGSGIIGSWIAYTLAKAGEEVYVFEKSFHAGDGISGRNSGVLHSGIYYDDTSLKSKLCFRGYEIGIPFFEKYNIPHSICGKVITTGVSVSKNDETEKIETIESLYENGKRLGIPEIELRKDPAKHWKHILGSHALWIPKTGIVDVSSYLKVIWYLCEEAGVVFLKNKKVIRENGCVFAVDSNTNEKEELEATQFINAGGLYSDDLLDTSENREFEIRPNKGEYYRLKTQLPYETLVYPLPMKTSTALGVHYTFHFGGDAYVGPNSNWANSKEDYSIQTSRSEYFNSLKNIIDFFKEDDLSEGYVGLRPRLFYKGEAIKDFVIHKESNWIHLLGIESPGLTSAPAIAEKIFGMIV, encoded by the coding sequence ATGATCATAGTTGTTGGATCAGGAATTATTGGCTCTTGGATTGCATATACTCTTGCGAAAGCTGGCGAAGAGGTATATGTTTTTGAAAAGTCTTTCCATGCTGGGGACGGAATCAGTGGAAGGAATTCTGGAGTATTACATTCTGGAATTTATTATGATGATACCTCTCTAAAATCAAAGTTATGTTTTCGTGGTTACGAAATCGGCATTCCTTTTTTTGAAAAATATAATATTCCTCATTCCATTTGTGGTAAAGTGATTACAACAGGCGTTTCTGTTTCTAAAAATGATGAAACGGAAAAAATCGAAACCATTGAAAGTTTATATGAAAATGGAAAAAGGCTAGGAATTCCCGAAATAGAATTGCGGAAAGATCCGGCTAAACATTGGAAACATATACTCGGTTCTCATGCACTTTGGATTCCGAAAACAGGAATTGTAGATGTTTCTTCTTATTTAAAAGTAATTTGGTATTTGTGTGAAGAAGCTGGTGTTGTTTTTTTGAAGAACAAAAAGGTGATTAGAGAGAATGGCTGTGTTTTTGCAGTAGATTCCAATACAAATGAGAAAGAGGAATTAGAAGCCACTCAATTCATAAATGCAGGAGGATTGTATTCAGACGATTTATTGGATACAAGCGAAAATAGGGAATTCGAAATACGGCCCAATAAGGGAGAGTATTATCGGCTTAAGACTCAACTGCCTTATGAAACTCTTGTTTATCCTTTACCTATGAAAACTTCCACTGCCTTAGGCGTTCATTATACTTTTCATTTCGGTGGAGATGCGTATGTTGGTCCAAATTCTAATTGGGCAAATTCCAAAGAAGATTATTCTATCCAAACATCTCGTTCCGAATACTTTAATTCTTTAAAAAACATTATCGATTTTTTTAAGGAAGATGATTTGTCTGAAGGTTACGTGGGACTCCGCCCCCGTTTATTTTATAAAGGCGAAGCAATCAAAGATTTTGTAATTCATAAGGAATCGAATTGGATTCATTTATTGGGAATAGAAAGCCCTGGATTGACCTCTGCCCCCGCAATCGCCGAAAAGATATTTGGTATGATTGTTTGA
- a CDS encoding SDR family oxidoreductase translates to MKALVTGGAGFIGSHLVDVLLENNFEVTVLDNFSTGRSLNLDHVKSQINLVECDLSVQGDWIKHFQSVDYVFHLAALADIVPSIQNPEGYFQSNVNATLNVLQASRHQNIKRFVYAASSSCYGIPEVYPTPETSPILPQYPYALTKRMGEELVMHWAQVYKFPALSLRFFNVYGPRSRTSGTYGAVFGVFLAQKLAGKPYTVVGDGEQTRDFTYVRDVAEAVFAAGKSDKVCEIYNVGSGATISINRIVDLLGGEVTYIPKRPGEPDSTFADISKIKKDLGWSPRISIEEGISELMKNIDYWRDAPVWTPDKIEQATTDWFKYLGESK, encoded by the coding sequence ATGAAAGCTTTAGTAACCGGCGGTGCAGGTTTTATTGGCAGCCACCTTGTTGATGTACTTTTAGAAAATAATTTTGAAGTAACTGTTCTTGATAATTTCAGCACAGGACGATCGCTCAATTTAGATCATGTAAAAAGCCAAATTAATTTAGTGGAATGTGATTTGTCTGTCCAAGGTGATTGGATTAAACATTTTCAATCTGTTGACTACGTATTCCATCTTGCAGCACTTGCAGACATTGTTCCAAGTATTCAAAATCCGGAAGGTTACTTCCAGTCAAATGTTAATGCTACTTTGAATGTATTACAAGCTAGCAGGCATCAGAATATCAAACGATTCGTATATGCTGCCTCTTCGTCTTGTTATGGTATCCCTGAAGTTTATCCTACACCTGAAACTTCACCTATACTTCCTCAGTATCCTTATGCATTAACAAAAAGGATGGGTGAGGAATTGGTGATGCACTGGGCTCAAGTTTACAAATTCCCTGCATTATCTTTGCGATTTTTTAATGTGTATGGACCACGATCTAGAACCTCTGGAACATATGGTGCCGTATTCGGTGTATTCCTTGCTCAAAAATTGGCCGGCAAACCCTACACAGTGGTAGGAGATGGAGAACAAACTAGAGATTTTACTTATGTAAGAGATGTTGCAGAGGCAGTATTTGCTGCCGGAAAAAGTGATAAAGTTTGTGAAATTTATAATGTGGGAAGTGGAGCAACCATTTCTATCAATCGTATTGTTGATCTTTTGGGTGGAGAGGTAACTTATATACCTAAACGTCCAGGTGAACCCGATTCTACTTTTGCTGATATCTCTAAAATCAAAAAAGATTTAGGTTGGTCTCCGCGTATTTCTATTGAAGAAGGAATCTCAGAGCTAATGAAAAATATTGATTATTGGCGAGATGCTCCTGTATGGACACCGGATAAGATTGAGCAGGCGACCACTGATTGGTTTAAATATCTTGGTGAATCCAAATAA
- a CDS encoding lysophospholipid acyltransferase family protein — protein MKPKKHTIPYDFLIKLVSLAKGLVFHSIEENFPETKEELEAPYPSALLCNHVSEADVVSLSMVYPRLNPKIKMIIPAREDILQPGFLQKEFRAKGLMKWIFKFIDATNIIPILLRYIGAVPIKRPFRDNARELIKKGELRDKVDSEWTEMVTHIRKGRNLFMFPEGTYNHDGFLNQVKRGAYHIKSKIDKLHFNSFTLTYDHLSYQKTKLYIKYGKPFEIPNEMPADQVVKLVADTLGKHYTVTIGNLTSFLLLKLEKETKIKKQQIIQLLSQFKSHIENQFPEITIASELQKETFVSQLEILFAKLKKVNLIDWEDEIIRTKEVLYHIPKSLHNLKKSNIVLYHKNQLTAHLAKLETIWNQLPLEKGFEVKT, from the coding sequence ATGAAACCTAAAAAACATACGATCCCATATGACTTTCTCATCAAACTCGTAAGTTTAGCAAAAGGACTTGTTTTCCATTCGATAGAAGAAAACTTCCCAGAAACAAAAGAAGAATTAGAAGCCCCTTATCCTTCAGCTCTCCTTTGTAACCATGTATCAGAAGCAGACGTTGTTTCCCTTTCCATGGTATACCCAAGACTCAATCCGAAAATCAAAATGATCATTCCTGCTAGAGAAGATATCCTCCAACCCGGGTTTTTACAAAAAGAATTTCGTGCAAAAGGACTCATGAAGTGGATTTTCAAATTCATTGATGCCACAAATATCATCCCAATTTTATTACGTTATATTGGAGCAGTTCCCATCAAACGTCCGTTTCGTGACAATGCTAGAGAACTCATTAAAAAAGGAGAACTTCGTGACAAAGTAGATAGTGAATGGACCGAAATGGTAACTCACATTCGAAAAGGTCGAAATTTGTTTATGTTTCCTGAGGGAACATACAACCATGATGGATTTCTAAACCAAGTCAAACGTGGTGCTTACCACATCAAATCAAAGATAGATAAACTTCATTTTAATAGTTTTACACTTACCTATGACCACTTGTCTTACCAAAAAACAAAACTATACATTAAGTATGGTAAACCTTTTGAAATTCCAAATGAGATGCCAGCGGACCAAGTGGTGAAACTCGTTGCGGATACATTAGGAAAACACTACACAGTGACAATTGGAAATCTAACATCCTTCTTACTACTCAAATTAGAAAAAGAAACCAAAATCAAAAAACAACAAATCATCCAATTATTATCCCAATTTAAATCGCATATCGAAAACCAATTTCCAGAAATTACAATTGCTTCCGAATTACAAAAAGAAACGTTTGTGTCACAATTAGAAATTCTTTTTGCCAAACTGAAAAAAGTAAATTTGATTGATTGGGAAGACGAGATCATTCGCACAAAAGAAGTTTTGTATCATATTCCCAAATCTTTACACAATTTAAAAAAATCCAATATCGTACTGTATCATAAAAACCAACTCACTGCACACTTGGCAAAATTGGAAACCATTTGGAACCAACTGCCATTAGAAAAAGGATTTGAAGTAAAAACATGA
- a CDS encoding SIS domain-containing protein — MLEHYNAYIARLQSALVPERAAEIEKLAHSLKDAWDNKRQVFFCGNGGSAGNAIHLANDFNYGIDKKNGIGLRVEALPANAAVITCLANDEGYDSIFSQQLEVKADPGDVLIVLSGSGNSPNVVKALEVGNRLGMVTYAILGFSGGKCKKIAKHPIHFPIDDMQISEDLQVIVGHMCMQWLCGAK; from the coding sequence ATGTTGGAACATTACAACGCATATATAGCTCGACTACAATCGGCATTAGTGCCTGAACGCGCCGCTGAAATTGAAAAATTAGCTCATTCATTAAAAGATGCTTGGGACAATAAGAGACAAGTGTTCTTCTGTGGGAATGGTGGAAGTGCAGGCAATGCAATCCATTTGGCTAACGATTTTAATTATGGTATTGATAAAAAAAATGGTATAGGGCTTAGAGTCGAGGCATTACCAGCTAATGCTGCTGTAATTACTTGTCTTGCGAATGATGAAGGTTATGACTCAATTTTTTCCCAACAATTGGAAGTGAAAGCAGATCCTGGCGATGTTCTCATTGTTCTTTCAGGAAGTGGAAACTCTCCTAACGTAGTAAAGGCTTTGGAAGTAGGGAATCGATTGGGAATGGTTACTTACGCTATTTTAGGTTTTTCTGGTGGTAAATGTAAAAAAATTGCGAAACACCCGATCCATTTCCCAATTGATGATATGCAAATATCAGAAGATTTGCAGGTGATTGTTGGCCATATGTGTATGCAATGGTTGTGCGGAGCTAAATAG
- a CDS encoding PfkB family carbohydrate kinase has translation MISNSHKIISVTNLSELSEVGIEESFVMCYGHFNVIHPGHIRFLQYAKTLGKKLKVAVLGDRSIAESQRSKYFHQMERAEGVASLNFVDSVYVLDQITLAELLTKIKPSNLVLGKELEHTDRKDILDAQSVLENNNGKVIFHAGDIHYASVDLLHGSQQDLELERKQLFTQACKRQGIDLVKLSDQINQFSNSRILVLGDTIVDQYVACDAIGMSAEAPVLVVKELETREFVGGAGVVAAHVKALGTDCTFLSVVGEDQNANLVRKNLEEQGIDVQLINDSSRPTTFKIRYMVENQKLFRVSRLKEHSLSKNIEDQFIERLRKIVKNYDGILVCDFVYGVITPRILSEIQQLAKENEILLFGDLQCSSQVGNVAKFEEFDLICPTEREARIALSNHEDGVEWIANTLLEKTRSKNLLVKLGAEGFISYSNESPGDFKKKEHFPALVSNPVDVAGAGDSLLAAMAASMCSGASLMEASAIGACMAALAVQTVGNIPVSHQKLENYIKKLERI, from the coding sequence ATGATATCAAATTCTCATAAAATTATTTCAGTTACCAACTTATCTGAGCTAAGTGAAGTTGGTATTGAAGAGTCGTTTGTAATGTGTTACGGACATTTTAACGTAATTCATCCTGGTCACATTCGGTTTTTACAATATGCTAAGACTTTAGGTAAAAAATTAAAAGTCGCGGTACTCGGTGATAGAAGTATTGCTGAATCCCAAAGAAGTAAATATTTTCATCAAATGGAAAGAGCTGAAGGTGTTGCTTCCCTTAACTTTGTAGACTCAGTTTATGTTTTGGATCAAATCACTTTAGCGGAACTACTCACAAAAATTAAACCTTCAAACTTGGTTCTTGGAAAAGAATTGGAGCATACGGATCGTAAAGATATACTCGATGCACAGTCTGTCTTAGAAAATAACAATGGAAAAGTTATTTTTCATGCTGGTGATATTCATTATGCGAGTGTTGATTTACTTCATGGCAGCCAACAAGATTTAGAATTAGAAAGAAAACAACTATTTACGCAAGCCTGTAAAAGGCAAGGTATTGATTTGGTCAAATTGTCAGATCAAATTAATCAATTTTCGAATTCACGAATTCTTGTGTTAGGTGATACAATCGTAGATCAATATGTTGCTTGTGATGCAATTGGTATGAGTGCAGAAGCACCTGTTCTTGTAGTAAAAGAACTGGAAACAAGAGAATTTGTCGGTGGTGCAGGTGTAGTTGCAGCCCATGTAAAGGCACTTGGAACAGATTGTACATTTCTTTCCGTTGTTGGTGAAGATCAAAATGCAAATTTAGTAAGAAAAAATTTGGAAGAACAAGGAATCGATGTTCAACTGATTAATGATAGCAGTCGGCCAACTACTTTCAAAATAAGATATATGGTGGAAAACCAAAAACTGTTTAGAGTGAGTCGGCTGAAAGAACATTCTCTATCTAAAAATATAGAAGACCAATTCATTGAGAGACTTAGAAAAATTGTCAAAAACTATGACGGAATATTAGTTTGCGATTTTGTTTATGGCGTAATCACACCAAGAATTCTTTCAGAAATTCAACAACTTGCTAAAGAGAATGAGATTCTTTTGTTCGGCGATTTACAATGTAGTAGCCAGGTTGGAAATGTTGCAAAATTTGAAGAATTTGACCTAATTTGTCCTACAGAAAGAGAAGCACGTATTGCCTTAAGTAACCATGAAGATGGTGTGGAATGGATTGCCAATACTCTGCTTGAGAAAACTAGATCTAAAAATCTACTAGTTAAGTTAGGTGCGGAAGGCTTTATTTCATATTCAAACGAGTCACCAGGTGACTTTAAAAAGAAAGAACATTTTCCTGCATTAGTTTCCAATCCTGTGGATGTCGCAGGAGCTGGCGATTCTTTACTTGCTGCGATGGCGGCAAGTATGTGTTCTGGCGCTAGTTTAATGGAAGCATCAGCTATTGGTGCCTGTATGGCGGCCTTGGCAGTACAAACTGTCGGTAATATTCCCGTTTCTCATCAGAAGTTAGAAAATTATATTAAAAAATTGGAGCGAATATGA
- a CDS encoding GDP-L-fucose synthase family protein has product MHKQSKIYVAGHKGLVGSAIVKILNQNGFMNVIGKSHAEMDLQNQSQVLEFFQTEKPEYVFLAAAKVGGIHANNTYPAEFIFSNLQIQNNIIDASYRYGIKKLCFLGSSCIYPKFAKQPMDEGQLLDGKLEPTNEPYAVAKIAGIVMCQSYNRQYGTNFISVMPTNLYGPGDNYHPENSHVLPALIRRFHEAKVNNLPEVVIWGTGKPLREFLYSEDMARACVFLMQNYDLSGDPKGGEHINVGSGIEVSIKELAETVKEVVGYQGSLIFDLTKPDGTPRKLLDVSKLHKMGWKHQVELRDGVDLAYKDYLGNHR; this is encoded by the coding sequence ATGCATAAACAATCCAAAATCTATGTAGCAGGCCATAAGGGACTCGTTGGATCTGCGATTGTAAAAATTCTAAACCAAAATGGATTTATGAATGTAATTGGTAAATCTCATGCAGAGATGGACTTACAAAACCAATCTCAAGTATTAGAATTTTTTCAAACTGAAAAACCTGAATATGTATTCCTTGCCGCTGCAAAAGTAGGCGGCATTCATGCAAACAATACCTATCCTGCTGAATTTATCTTTTCAAATCTACAAATCCAAAACAATATCATCGATGCATCTTACCGGTATGGAATCAAAAAACTTTGTTTTTTGGGATCTTCTTGTATATATCCAAAATTTGCCAAACAACCCATGGACGAAGGCCAACTCCTCGATGGAAAATTAGAACCAACAAACGAACCGTATGCGGTTGCAAAAATTGCAGGGATTGTAATGTGTCAATCTTACAACCGTCAGTATGGTACAAATTTTATCTCGGTGATGCCAACAAATTTATATGGCCCAGGGGATAACTACCATCCAGAGAATTCACATGTGTTACCAGCACTCATCAGAAGGTTCCACGAGGCAAAAGTGAACAATTTACCTGAGGTTGTGATATGGGGAACGGGTAAACCTCTTCGTGAGTTTTTATACTCAGAAGATATGGCTAGGGCCTGTGTGTTTCTTATGCAAAATTACGATTTATCAGGAGATCCGAAAGGGGGCGAACATATCAATGTTGGTTCTGGGATTGAGGTAAGTATCAAAGAGTTAGCTGAAACCGTGAAGGAAGTAGTTGGTTACCAAGGAAGTTTAATTTTTGACCTAACAAAGCCAGATGGTACGCCAAGGAAATTACTCGATGTATCAAAACTCCATAAAATGGGTTGGAAACACCAGGTGGAACTCCGGGATGGAGTTGATTTGGCTTATAAAGATTATTTAGGAAATCATAGATAA
- a CDS encoding DegT/DnrJ/EryC1/StrS family aminotransferase, with product MQVRYSYLKQQFDNCEDLWEELKRFVPTGDFTLGKPLTEFENGFAKLIGTKYAIGVNSGTDAIKLSLKALGVGFGDEVITTANTFVATVGAIAELGAIPVFVDCDDTFCMNVDLVENAITKKTKAIVPVHFTGYMTDMRKLMPIAKKYNLPVVEDSCQSILGAIENKKAGTWGNTGAFSLHPLKNLNVWSDGGVIVTDDDDLAKTLRLLRNHGLIDRDNVEILGCNSRLDTIQAVVGNWLIPRAVDISNKRIENANYYDKNLSTIPQITIPPRPKDFRIVYHLYIVFAEKRDELLEYCVKKGIEAKVHYPIPIYRQRALASYGYKEGDFPVTDAHTKKIITFPCDQHLSKEEMDYVVSTVKEFYSKGE from the coding sequence ATGCAAGTTAGATACTCTTATTTAAAACAACAATTCGACAATTGTGAAGATCTTTGGGAGGAACTAAAAAGATTTGTTCCCACCGGTGATTTTACTTTAGGCAAACCTCTTACTGAATTTGAGAATGGTTTTGCAAAATTAATTGGAACAAAATACGCAATCGGAGTGAATTCGGGAACTGATGCTATTAAGTTATCGCTAAAAGCATTAGGTGTCGGATTTGGAGATGAAGTAATAACAACAGCAAATACATTTGTAGCTACAGTTGGTGCAATTGCGGAGCTTGGTGCAATACCAGTTTTCGTTGACTGTGATGACACTTTTTGTATGAATGTCGATCTAGTTGAAAATGCAATAACCAAAAAAACAAAGGCAATCGTGCCAGTGCATTTTACAGGTTATATGACAGATATGCGTAAACTGATGCCTATTGCTAAAAAATATAATTTACCTGTCGTTGAAGATTCTTGCCAATCTATCTTAGGTGCCATTGAAAATAAAAAAGCAGGCACTTGGGGAAATACAGGAGCATTTTCACTACACCCATTGAAGAATCTAAATGTTTGGTCAGATGGAGGAGTCATTGTTACTGACGATGATGATCTCGCGAAAACATTACGCCTACTAAGAAATCATGGATTGATTGATCGTGATAATGTAGAAATTTTAGGATGTAACTCACGTTTAGATACCATCCAAGCGGTAGTGGGAAATTGGTTGATTCCAAGAGCCGTAGATATTTCAAACAAAAGAATCGAAAACGCAAATTATTACGACAAAAACCTAAGCACCATTCCTCAAATCACAATCCCTCCTAGACCGAAAGATTTTAGAATTGTCTATCATCTATACATAGTTTTTGCGGAGAAGAGAGATGAACTATTGGAATACTGTGTGAAAAAAGGAATTGAAGCCAAGGTTCACTATCCGATCCCAATTTATAGACAAAGGGCTTTAGCATCTTACGGGTATAAGGAAGGTGACTTTCCAGTCACTGATGCTCATACTAAAAAAATAATTACATTCCCATGTGACCAACATTTATCTAAAGAAGAGATGGATTATGTGGTTTCTACAGTAAAAGAGTTTTATTCTAAAGGGGAGTGA
- a CDS encoding NAD-dependent epimerase/dehydratase family protein, with product MTQDIKSIYITGGAGYVGAMLVPRLLKEGYKVTVLDLMIYGEEVLKDHTNLTKITGDIRDQDVLKKTIPGHDSVIHLACISNDPSFELNPNLGKSINLDAFRPLVEISKNNGVKRFIYASSSSVYGIKDEPNVTEDFTLEPLTDYSKFKADCEKILAEYQTDKFTTATIRPATVCGYSPRQRLDVVVNILTNLAYHKREISVFGGAQLRPNIHIEDMVDAYLVLLNAPKEKIAGEIFNAGYLNFTVSEIANMVKEVIGDDVKLITTPTNDNRSYHISSDKIFNKLGFRANRSIKVAAEDLKKAFDAGLLPNSLTDEKYFNIKRMQSVQLR from the coding sequence ATGACTCAAGATATTAAAAGCATTTATATAACCGGTGGTGCCGGTTATGTCGGAGCAATGTTGGTACCTCGCCTTTTGAAAGAGGGCTATAAAGTGACTGTCCTTGATCTTATGATTTATGGTGAAGAAGTTCTAAAAGATCATACAAACCTAACTAAAATTACTGGAGATATTAGAGACCAGGATGTGTTGAAAAAAACAATTCCTGGTCATGATTCTGTGATTCATCTTGCTTGTATCTCTAACGACCCAAGTTTCGAGTTAAATCCAAATCTTGGAAAGTCGATTAATTTAGATGCATTCCGACCACTTGTCGAAATTAGTAAAAACAATGGTGTAAAAAGATTTATATATGCTTCATCATCATCTGTTTACGGAATTAAAGATGAACCTAATGTAACTGAAGATTTTACATTAGAGCCTCTCACTGATTATTCTAAATTTAAAGCTGATTGCGAAAAAATCTTAGCTGAATATCAAACTGATAAATTTACTACAGCTACTATTCGTCCAGCTACGGTATGCGGTTACTCTCCAAGACAACGATTAGACGTGGTTGTAAACATATTAACCAATCTGGCTTATCATAAAAGAGAAATCAGCGTGTTTGGAGGAGCTCAACTTCGTCCGAACATCCATATCGAAGATATGGTGGATGCTTACCTTGTATTATTAAATGCTCCAAAAGAAAAAATTGCAGGTGAAATTTTTAATGCAGGTTATTTGAATTTTACTGTTTCTGAAATAGCAAATATGGTTAAGGAAGTGATTGGAGATGATGTAAAACTTATCACAACTCCGACGAATGATAATAGATCGTACCATATCTCCTCGGATAAAATATTTAATAAATTGGGTTTTAGAGCAAACCGTTCCATAAAAGTAGCTGCAGAAGATTTAAAAAAAGCTTTTGATGCTGGTTTGCTTCCAAATTCCTTAACAGATGAAAAATATTTTAACATCAAAAGAATGCAATCGGTACAATTGAGGTAA
- a CDS encoding TrmH family RNA methyltransferase codes for MIKLKPLKMSVRNAEFQIISALQTNRTKRSQEKEVFVEGTEPIKQLLTAGWKITRILFRENSNLSSWAKEVIQNQRDALVFEVKDELYVELSEKENPSELIVTAKIKNQFDLSKLSKEVSILPKEKPFYLLFDRPSDYGNFGTLLRSADAFLVDIVFVIGHSIDVYDPKVIRSSLGSLFHTKLVFVPNFETLVRFVDSEKKRIGIRVIGTDSSGEFDLRETTLKSPIFLVLGNEKKGMSVQLQSLCDQRVKIPMFGVVNSLNVSCAGSILLWEVTKGRLDTKSNEC; via the coding sequence ATTATAAAATTGAAACCTTTAAAGATGTCGGTTCGGAATGCAGAATTTCAAATCATTTCTGCACTCCAAACAAACCGAACCAAACGGAGTCAGGAAAAAGAAGTTTTTGTTGAAGGTACTGAACCCATAAAGCAGTTGTTAACTGCAGGTTGGAAAATCACACGGATTTTGTTCCGAGAAAACAGTAACTTATCTTCTTGGGCGAAGGAAGTGATCCAAAACCAGAGAGATGCACTCGTATTTGAAGTGAAAGATGAATTGTATGTAGAACTTTCAGAAAAAGAAAATCCATCTGAACTCATTGTAACTGCCAAAATAAAAAACCAATTTGATCTCAGTAAACTCAGTAAAGAAGTTTCCATATTACCAAAAGAGAAACCATTTTATCTCTTATTTGATCGGCCCAGTGATTATGGCAATTTTGGAACTCTGTTACGTTCCGCAGATGCATTTTTAGTCGATATCGTGTTTGTCATTGGGCATTCCATTGATGTGTATGATCCTAAGGTCATTCGTTCTAGTTTAGGCAGTTTGTTTCACACAAAACTTGTGTTTGTTCCCAATTTTGAAACTTTGGTTCGTTTTGTGGATTCGGAAAAAAAACGTATCGGAATCAGAGTGATTGGAACCGATTCTAGTGGTGAATTTGATTTACGAGAAACAACACTTAAGTCCCCGATATTTTTGGTCCTAGGAAATGAAAAAAAAGGGATGAGTGTACAATTACAATCCCTCTGTGACCAAAGGGTTAAAATTCCCATGTTTGGTGTTGTGAATTCATTAAATGTTTCTTGTGCTGGATCCATCCTACTTTGGGAAGTCACCAAAGGTAGGTTAGACACCAAATCAAATGAGTGTTAG